A segment of the Aureimonas sp. SA4125 genome:
CACCGCGGCCGGCTCGGCGTCGAGGACAAGGCGGCCCGCGTCGAGCGCGATGTAGCGATCGGCGAAGACGGCGGCGAGATTGAGGTCGTGCAGCACGGCGAAGACGAGGCCGCCGCCATCGGCGAACTCACGCCCGATCTTCAGCACTTCGACCTGATGCTTGATGTCGAGGCTGGCCGTCGGCTCGTCGAGAAAGAGCGCGCGCGGGACGCCGTCCACCACGGGCTGGCCGATCTGGCACAGCACCCGCGCCAGATGCACGCGCTGCTGCTCGCCGCCCGAGAGCTCCTGCACGTTGCGGCCGCCGAAGCCAGCAAGGCCGACGCGGTCGAGCGCGTCGAGGATCTGGCGCCGGCGCTGGCTGGCCGTCTCGCCGCGTCGACTTTCCTGGCCGAGCGCCACGACCTCGAGCACGGTGAAGGGAAAGGCGAGGACGGATGCCTGCGGCAGCACCGCGCGCCGGCGAGCCAGCGCGCCGATCGCGACGGCGCCCAGTGGCTCCCCGTCCAGACAGGCCATGCCGCGGCTCGGCGCGAGCTCTCCCGTCAGCACCTTCAAGAGGGTCGATTTTCCCGCCCCGTTCGGGCCGACGAGCACGGTGAGCGTGCCGGCTTCCAGCCGCAGGTCTACCGATTTCAGGATATCGCGACCGCCAAGGCGCATGCCGACGTCGGATAGATCGAACATAGCTGACCTCACAGATCGAGATGGCTGCGGCGACGCAGCAGCATCCACAGGAAGAACGGTGCGCCGATGGCGGCAGTGAGAATTCCGATCGGCAGCTCGGCCGGAGCGGCGATGGTGCGGGCGACCATGTCGGCGACGACGATGAGGACGGCGCCGAGGAGAGCCGCACCGGGCAGCAGGAAACGGTGATCGGCGCCGAGGACGAGGCGCAGGAGATGCGGCACGAGGATGCCGACAAATCCGATGACGCCGCTCGTGGCCACCGCGGCGCCCGTGACGGCGGCGACGAGGAAGATCGCCCAGCGCTTCAGCCGCTGCACCGAAACGCCGAGATGAAAGGCCTCGGCCTCGCCGAGGACGAGCGCGTTCAGCCCGCGCCCGAGCAGGAACGAGAGCAGGATGCCGGCCAGCATCAGCGGACCGGAGACGGCGAGCTTCTGCCAGCTGGCGCCACCCAGACCGCCGAGGCTCCAAAAGGTGATGTCGCGCAATTGCCGGTCGTCGCTGAGGAAGACGAAGAAGCCGGTGAGCGCGTTTGCCAGGGCCGCCAGGGCGATGCCGGCGAGCAGCATGGTGGCGACCGAGGTCCGGCCCTGCCGCGTGGCGATGGCGTAGAGGGCGATCGTCGCGGCCAGTCCGCCGGCAAAGGCTGCCGCCGGAATGAGGAAGACGCCGAGAAGGCCGGCGATGCCGGCCGAGAGAAGGCGTTCGCCGACGACGATGGTCGCGACCACGGCCAGCGCCGAGCCGGACGAGACGCCGACGATCCCGGGATCGGCCAGCGGATTGCGGAACAGCCCCTGCATCAGCGCCCCCGCCACCGCGAGCGAGGCACCGACAAGCGCGCCGAGCAGCACGCGCGGCATCCGGATCTGCCAGACGATGACCGAGGCGCCCGGATCGGCCGCCGCGACGGCGCCGGGCCCTTGCACGAGCACCTCGACCACCCGCGCCGGCGCCATGCCGGAGGGGCCGACGCCGAGCGACACGACGAGCGTCGCGGCGAGAACGAGAGCCAGGACGGCAAGGCCGACAAGCGCCCGCGGCGACCTGTCGCCGGCGTCGCGGCGCGCCGCCGCCCCGTGCCGGGCGTTCCCGCCGAGCGAGCCCAGAACCCCCGTCACTGCGCGGCCAGCTTCAGTTCCGGATAGAGCCGCGCGGCGAGATCCCGGGCAGCGGTCGGCGTGCGCGGTCCGAAGCCGAGAAGATACTGCGCGTCCATCTTGATCAGCGCGCCGTTGCGGCCGGCGGGCGTCGCCGCCAAAGCCGGCTGCGACAGGATCGCGTCGACATCGTGCGAGGACCCGGCCCGCACCATGGACAAGACGACGTCCGGCTGCAGCGCGGTCACCGCCTCCCAGGACAGCGCCTTGTAGCCCGTCATCCCGGACAGGACATTGTCGCCGCCGGCCAGGGCGATCATCGCATCGGCTGCGGTGCCGGCCCCCGCCGCCATCGGCCGACCATCCACCAGCGACAGGACGAAGAGCACGCGCTGGCGGCGTCCGACGCCGGCAAGGTCCGTCTTCAATGCCGCAAGCTCCGTCTCGATCGTTCGGGCAAGCCGGATGCCCTCGCTCTCCTCGCCGACGGCCCGCGCCACGGCCTCGATCTTCGCCGGCAGACCGGCCGCGTCGTAGCCCGAGGGCACATGCACGACGCGCACCCCGGCCTGGTCGAGCAGCGACACGGCCTCCGGCGGCCCTGCCCCCTCCTCCAGAAGGATGAGATCGGGTGACAGCGCCAACACGCCCTCCGCCGAGAGCGCCCGGATATAGCCGACATTGGGATGGGCGGTCGCCGCAGTGGGATAGATGCTGGTCGAATCCACCGCGGCGATCTCGTCGCTCTTGCCCAGTTCGTACAGCACCTCCGTCACCGCCCCGCCGACGGAGACGATGCGCTCGGCCTCGGCGGCATCCGCGTCGACGGTCTCGCCCAGCGCCATGACCAGCATCATGCCCAGAAGCGAGCGCGTCACCACCCGGCAGGCCATTGCATCACGATCAATCATGGTCAGATTCCTCATTTTGTCAGGATCAACTTGCCCGATCGGGTCAATCTCAGCCGGTACAGCGCGCCATCATGCACAAGCCCCACCTCCCGTTGATCACCCAGCAGTTCAGATGCCTGGAAGAGTCGCAGAGGATAGTGCTGCGACGGCTCGCCGATGGCGTCCAGGTCTTTCAGCGGCGACCGATCGATGGGATCACTCATTAGAACTATTCCGATTTAGAAGAATTCCGAAGTAAGTCCTGACTTCTTCTTTAATGTTGACTCTCATATTCATGTTTGGATAGGACCGTCAACAGCGGCGCGGAACATCCTCGACAGAGCAAGTTTCCGCCGCGGCAAAGCCAGCCATTCCGCCGAACCGGCGCCAGCCAGCCATGCCTGTCTCACTTCGAAAACAGGAGAATCTCCATGGCTTGCCGCGGGCGCCTTTTGGCCGGACTTGGGTCCAGCCTCATGATTTCATGCGCCTTCATCGCGCCTGTCCTGGCGCAGGACGCTCAAAGCGACGCCATCGTGCTGCAGCCGGTGACGCTCGTCGGCGGCACCAAGCCCGCGACCGCGACGACCGCCGAGACGCCGCTGACGACGCGCGTCACCCGCGAAGAGCTGGACGCCGCGCAGATCGAGGACGCCGACGACATCGGACGGCTCGATCCGGCGATCTCGTTCAGCGAGGGCTCGCAGAGCTTCAACATCCGCGGCCTCGACAGGAGCCGCACGTTGACGACGATCGACGGCATCCGCGTGCCCTGGATCGAGGACGGGGCCCGCGGCGTAACGGGCGGCGTCTCCGCCTTCGACTTCGACACCCTCTCCACCCTCGACATCGTCAAGGGCGCCGATTCCAGCATCTACGGTGCCGGCGCGCTCGGCGGCGTCGTCAACCTGCGGACGCTGAATCCAGAAGATCTTCTGCCGGGCAACAAGACGTTCGGCGGGCTGTCCAAGGGCAGCTTCGACTCGAAGGATCAGAGCTGGAGCGTCGACCAGGCCATCGCCGCGCGCATCGACCAGACCTTCATGCTGCTTCAGGGTGGTTATCGCGACGGCCGCGAGATCGAGAACCAGGGCGACATCGGCGGCATCGGCCCGACGCGCAGCGAAAAGCTGCCGCTCGACTACGACAATACCAACGTCCTGGCGAAGATCCGCCAGCATGTCGAGGGCGGCCACGTCATCGGCATCACCGGAGAATCCTACGACCGCGACGATGACATCGAAGCCCTGACGGAATCGTCCGCGACCTACGACTACACGGCCAGAACCCCGACCCGCGACAAGAGCAACAAACGCGAGCGCCTTTCGGCCAATTACGAGTATGCGCCAGAAGAAACCGACGGCACGATCAAGGCGGCGGAGGCGATCATCTACTGGCAGCGCCAGTCGATCGACGATGATTTCTCGGCCTATCGGCTGAGCACGCCGGCGGGCGATTACCGACGCAACAGCCAGCGGGAGGAGACGACCTACGGCATCAATGGCAGCCTGCTCGCCGGCTTCGACACAGGCAGCATCTCCCACGGCGTCAGCATCGGCGGCGAGATTTTCGGCAGCGAGGCGTCGCAGTTCTCGAGCGGCGAAGACACGTGCCCTGCACCACCTTATCCGCCGCGCTTCTTCACCTGCAATTTCCTGCATACCAACCAGGCCGACATGCCGGAGACCGACGGGGCAACGGTCGGCCTTTTCATCCAGGACGAGATCGCCCTCCTGGACAGCAAGGTCCGCGTGACGCCGGGGCTGCGTTACGACTGGTATCGCCAGACGCCTCAGGAGACCGACGGCTTTCTCGCCAACGCGACCTATACGGGACTGCCGGAGGAATCCAGCGACTCTGCCCTGTCGCCGAAACTGCGGGCCGAATGGGACGCGGCCGATGCGGTGACCCTCTTCGCCCAATGGGCGCAAGGGTTCCGCGCGCCAACCGCGACGGAGCTCTACCTCAGCTATGGTGGCCCCGGAACCTATCTCTCGCTCGGCAATGCCAGCCTCGAGCCGGAAACGAGCAACGGCTTCGAGATCGGCGCCAAGCTCGGTGACGAGACCTTCGGCGGCTCGGTCAACGCCTTCTACAACCGCTATGAGAACTTCATCGACACTGTCTCGGTCTCCCCCGCCAGTGTCGGCCTTCCCGCCGGCCTCTATCCCTTCGGCATCACCGGCTACGTCAACCGCGCCAATGTCGAGATCTACGGCGCCGAGGCCTCGGCCCATTTCCGGCTGGAATCGGGCTGGCATGCCTCGGCCTCGCTCGCCGCCTATGTCGGTCGCGACCGCGACACCGACGAGCATCTCAACTCGATTCCGGCGGTGAAGGGCATTCTCGGCCTCGGCTATGCCACCGACATCTACGGCGCGGACGTGATCCTCACCGCCGCCGCCAAGCGCGACAAGGCCGAGAACGACTTGTCGAAGACGCCGGCCTACGGCATCGTCGACGTCACCGGCTGGTGGGCACCCGACCAGCTTGCCGGCGCCAAGGTCAAGGCTGGAGTCTACAACCTGTTCGACGAAACGTATTACGACGCGCTCGACATTCCGGACTCGACCACGCTGCCGAAGGAATACTTCACCGAGGCGGGCCGCACGTTCAAGGCGACCGTCAGCTTCCAGTTCTAGCGGGCCGGCCCCAGGCCAGACATTCCCGCCGAGACCACATACCCTAAGGGAGAACACCCATGTTCATCGCCATGAACCGCTTCAAGGTCGCCAAGGACTCGACCGAGGCCTTCGAGAAGATCTGGCTGGAGCGCGAGAGCCATCTGCAGGGCCTGCCGGGTTTTGCCGAATTCCACATGCTGCGCGGCCCGGACCGCGAGGAATACGTGCTCTACGCCTCGCACACGCTCTGGCACACCAAGGCGGATTTCGAGGCCTGGACGAAGTCGGAAGCGTTCCGCGCGGCCCACGCGCGCGGCAACACGCGCGATCGCGCGCCGACATACATCGGCCATCCCGAGTTCGAGGGTTTCGAGGTGTTCCAGCACATCGTCGCCAAGCC
Coding sequences within it:
- a CDS encoding heme ABC transporter ATP-binding protein, which gives rise to MFDLSDVGMRLGGRDILKSVDLRLEAGTLTVLVGPNGAGKSTLLKVLTGELAPSRGMACLDGEPLGAVAIGALARRRAVLPQASVLAFPFTVLEVVALGQESRRGETASQRRRQILDALDRVGLAGFGGRNVQELSGGEQQRVHLARVLCQIGQPVVDGVPRALFLDEPTASLDIKHQVEVLKIGREFADGGGLVFAVLHDLNLAAVFADRYIALDAGRLVLDAEPAAVLTDPRLAEIFGIALASYPRDGLPFVVPHTGRACHARLP
- a CDS encoding iron ABC transporter permease codes for the protein MTGVLGSLGGNARHGAAARRDAGDRSPRALVGLAVLALVLAATLVVSLGVGPSGMAPARVVEVLVQGPGAVAAADPGASVIVWQIRMPRVLLGALVGASLAVAGALMQGLFRNPLADPGIVGVSSGSALAVVATIVVGERLLSAGIAGLLGVFLIPAAAFAGGLAATIALYAIATRQGRTSVATMLLAGIALAALANALTGFFVFLSDDRQLRDITFWSLGGLGGASWQKLAVSGPLMLAGILLSFLLGRGLNALVLGEAEAFHLGVSVQRLKRWAIFLVAAVTGAAVATSGVIGFVGILVPHLLRLVLGADHRFLLPGAALLGAVLIVVADMVARTIAAPAELPIGILTAAIGAPFFLWMLLRRRSHLDL
- a CDS encoding ABC transporter substrate-binding protein, producing MIDRDAMACRVVTRSLLGMMLVMALGETVDADAAEAERIVSVGGAVTEVLYELGKSDEIAAVDSTSIYPTAATAHPNVGYIRALSAEGVLALSPDLILLEEGAGPPEAVSLLDQAGVRVVHVPSGYDAAGLPAKIEAVARAVGEESEGIRLARTIETELAALKTDLAGVGRRQRVLFVLSLVDGRPMAAGAGTAADAMIALAGGDNVLSGMTGYKALSWEAVTALQPDVVLSMVRAGSSHDVDAILSQPALAATPAGRNGALIKMDAQYLLGFGPRTPTAARDLAARLYPELKLAAQ
- a CDS encoding hemin uptake protein HemP codes for the protein MSDPIDRSPLKDLDAIGEPSQHYPLRLFQASELLGDQREVGLVHDGALYRLRLTRSGKLILTK
- a CDS encoding TonB-dependent hemoglobin/transferrin/lactoferrin family receptor is translated as MACRGRLLAGLGSSLMISCAFIAPVLAQDAQSDAIVLQPVTLVGGTKPATATTAETPLTTRVTREELDAAQIEDADDIGRLDPAISFSEGSQSFNIRGLDRSRTLTTIDGIRVPWIEDGARGVTGGVSAFDFDTLSTLDIVKGADSSIYGAGALGGVVNLRTLNPEDLLPGNKTFGGLSKGSFDSKDQSWSVDQAIAARIDQTFMLLQGGYRDGREIENQGDIGGIGPTRSEKLPLDYDNTNVLAKIRQHVEGGHVIGITGESYDRDDDIEALTESSATYDYTARTPTRDKSNKRERLSANYEYAPEETDGTIKAAEAIIYWQRQSIDDDFSAYRLSTPAGDYRRNSQREETTYGINGSLLAGFDTGSISHGVSIGGEIFGSEASQFSSGEDTCPAPPYPPRFFTCNFLHTNQADMPETDGATVGLFIQDEIALLDSKVRVTPGLRYDWYRQTPQETDGFLANATYTGLPEESSDSALSPKLRAEWDAADAVTLFAQWAQGFRAPTATELYLSYGGPGTYLSLGNASLEPETSNGFEIGAKLGDETFGGSVNAFYNRYENFIDTVSVSPASVGLPAGLYPFGITGYVNRANVEIYGAEASAHFRLESGWHASASLAAYVGRDRDTDEHLNSIPAVKGILGLGYATDIYGADVILTAAAKRDKAENDLSKTPAYGIVDVTGWWAPDQLAGAKVKAGVYNLFDETYYDALDIPDSTTLPKEYFTEAGRTFKATVSFQF
- a CDS encoding antibiotic biosynthesis monooxygenase translates to MFIAMNRFKVAKDSTEAFEKIWLERESHLQGLPGFAEFHMLRGPDREEYVLYASHTLWHTKADFEAWTKSEAFRAAHARGNTRDRAPTYIGHPEFEGFEVFQHIVAKPAADAA